One Chlorobaculum limnaeum genomic window carries:
- a CDS encoding DUF4404 family protein, with protein sequence MEQQKLRELLETLHQELGQLGTVDEKTGEVLATLKEDISKLVEGGDEAAAEESLTERMNDAVDHFEEEHPRLSMMIQHVLDSLARMGL encoded by the coding sequence ATGGAACAGCAAAAGCTGAGAGAACTGCTCGAAACCCTGCATCAGGAGCTGGGCCAGCTCGGAACGGTCGATGAAAAGACCGGAGAGGTGCTCGCCACGCTGAAGGAGGACATCTCGAAACTCGTCGAAGGCGGCGATGAAGCTGCCGCCGAGGAGAGTCTGACGGAGCGCATGAACGACGCCGTCGATCACTTCGAGGAGGAGCATCCTCGCCTCAGCATGATGATCCAGCACGTGCTCGACAGCCTCGCCCGCATGGGACTGTGA
- the gltB gene encoding glutamate synthase large subunit has protein sequence MKAKHEGGLYDPQFEHDACGVGFVANIKGVKSHQIIRQGLQVLVNMKHRGATGYEKNTGDGAGILMQIPDKFMRKVCAERNIELPPAGQYGVGMVFLPPDLSQRRAIEDICRQMVQAEGQKYLGLRKVPTNNSTLGQTARSQEPVVKQIFVGRGNDNMSDIEFERKLFIIRRRIFKRVRFTSGLLGSSFFYVSSFSARTIVYKGMLNPEQVEEFYPELGDPDMESAIAMVHSRFSTNTFPSWDRAHPYRFLSHNGEINTLRGNVNWMKAREKNMQSSIFKGALEEIKPILLEEGSDSATLDNAFELLVMCGRSMAHAAMMVIPEPWSGNESMDPEKRAFYEYHSCLMEPWDGPASVVFTDGIQIGAVLDRNGLRPSRYYITSDDLVVMASEVGVLDIDPEKIVKKDRLQPGRMFLVDTNEGRIISDEEIKKSIAAERPYTEWIDRNVIDLASLPERERMKNPDEDNFSITARQKAFGYTNEDLTLQIRPMAQNGIERIGSMGNDTPLAVLSNRPRLLYDYFKQLFAQVTNPPIDSIREEIVTSTTVMLGTEGNLLEADEINCRRVRIPHPILTDEDLEKIRGIDKPGFKAITLPIFYNVEEGGHGIQESMQDLYRQAEKAINHDGVNLIILSDKGELEQSRAPIPALLALAGFHHFLISAGLRTKVGLIIESGEPRTVHHFSMLIGYGAGAINPYLAFETIRQQVAQGRITIDEKKAIRNYVKATVKGVVKTMAKMGISTVQSYRGAQIFEAVGLNTEVVDTYFTKTPSRIEGIGLDTLAEEVRKRHEAAFPPGGNKVNRGLEAGGDRKWRHDGEYHLFNPETLHYLQRSCRTGDYELFRKYEKLIDDQSEHYCTIRGLMDIRFSEKPISIDEVEPVESIVKRFKTGAMSYGSISKEAHETLAIAMNRLGGKSNTGEGGEDPDRFVRDANGDSRMSAIKQVASGRFGVTSEYLANAEEIQIKMAQGAKPGEGGQLPGTKVYPWVAKTRHSTPGVGLISPPPHHDIYSIEDLAQLIFDLKNANPTARINVKLVSTVGVGTIAAGVAKAHADVVLISGHDGGTGASPVSSIMHAGMPWELGLAETHQTLMLNNLRSRIVVEADGQLKTARDIVIAAMLGAEEFGFATTGLVVMGCIMMRCCQDDSCPVGIATQNPELRRNFKGKPEDVENFMRFLAQGVREYMAKLGIRTLNELVGRSDLLATSRTIDHWKAKGVDLSKILHQVDTGDNDTPYCTTSQDHGIEESLDMRVLMAICEPAIKRGEKVSTTLPIKNINRVAGTIVGHAVTKAWGSKGLPDDTIHLKFIGSAGQSLGAFIPKGMTIELMGDANDYIGKGLSGGRIIAYPHKSSKFTPEENIIVGNVAFYGATSGEAFIRGMAGERFCVRNSGMEAVVESVGDHGCEYMTGGKVIILGRTGRNFAAGMSGGVAYVYDVDGAFAGRCNLEMVSLSAVEAEDELEWLRSKIEQHVAATGSSLGAGLIAEWPNASQRFVKVLPNDYKRAVEAMKEVEAMGLTGDDAVMAAFEKNVHDPSRVSGN, from the coding sequence CTCACAGCGCCGCGCCATAGAAGATATCTGCCGCCAGATGGTGCAGGCCGAAGGCCAGAAATATCTCGGCCTCCGCAAGGTGCCGACCAACAACTCGACCCTCGGCCAGACCGCCCGCTCGCAAGAGCCGGTAGTCAAGCAGATTTTCGTCGGTCGCGGCAACGACAACATGTCGGACATCGAGTTCGAGCGCAAGCTCTTCATCATCCGCCGCCGTATTTTCAAGCGCGTCCGTTTCACCTCAGGCCTTCTCGGCAGCAGTTTCTTTTACGTGTCGAGCTTTTCGGCCCGCACGATTGTCTATAAAGGCATGCTCAATCCGGAGCAGGTCGAGGAGTTCTATCCCGAACTGGGCGATCCCGACATGGAGAGCGCTATCGCCATGGTGCACTCGCGCTTCAGCACCAACACCTTCCCGAGCTGGGATCGCGCCCATCCCTACCGCTTCCTGAGCCACAACGGCGAAATCAACACGCTCAGGGGAAATGTGAACTGGATGAAGGCTCGCGAAAAGAACATGCAGTCCTCCATTTTCAAGGGTGCGCTCGAAGAGATCAAGCCGATCCTGCTCGAAGAGGGCAGCGACTCGGCTACGCTCGACAACGCTTTCGAGCTGCTCGTCATGTGCGGTCGCTCGATGGCTCACGCGGCGATGATGGTCATTCCGGAGCCGTGGTCGGGCAACGAATCGATGGATCCGGAAAAACGCGCGTTTTACGAATATCACAGTTGCCTCATGGAGCCGTGGGACGGCCCCGCATCGGTGGTCTTCACCGACGGCATCCAGATCGGCGCGGTGCTCGACCGTAACGGCCTCCGCCCGTCGCGCTATTATATAACAAGCGACGACCTGGTGGTGATGGCCTCAGAGGTCGGCGTGCTCGACATCGATCCGGAAAAGATCGTCAAGAAGGATCGCCTTCAGCCGGGCCGCATGTTCCTGGTCGATACCAACGAGGGGCGCATCATCTCCGACGAAGAGATCAAGAAGAGCATCGCTGCGGAGAGGCCCTACACGGAGTGGATCGATCGGAATGTCATCGACCTCGCTTCACTGCCGGAGCGCGAGCGCATGAAGAATCCCGATGAGGACAACTTCAGCATCACTGCCCGTCAGAAGGCGTTTGGTTACACCAACGAGGACCTCACCCTCCAGATCAGGCCGATGGCGCAAAACGGCATCGAGCGCATCGGATCGATGGGCAACGACACGCCGCTCGCCGTGCTTTCGAACCGTCCGAGGCTGTTGTACGATTACTTCAAGCAGCTTTTCGCCCAGGTGACCAACCCGCCGATCGACTCGATCCGCGAGGAGATTGTGACCTCGACGACCGTCATGCTTGGCACCGAAGGCAATCTGCTCGAAGCGGACGAGATCAACTGTCGCCGCGTCAGGATTCCCCATCCGATTCTGACCGACGAAGACCTCGAAAAGATTCGCGGCATCGACAAACCAGGCTTCAAGGCGATAACCCTGCCGATCTTCTACAATGTCGAAGAGGGCGGTCATGGCATCCAGGAGTCGATGCAGGACTTGTACCGCCAGGCCGAGAAAGCGATCAACCATGATGGGGTCAATCTCATCATTCTCTCCGACAAGGGCGAGCTCGAACAGTCCCGAGCGCCGATTCCCGCGCTCCTGGCTCTTGCCGGGTTCCATCATTTCCTGATCAGCGCTGGCCTGAGAACCAAGGTTGGGCTGATTATCGAGTCCGGTGAGCCGCGCACGGTGCATCACTTTTCGATGCTGATCGGCTACGGCGCGGGCGCGATCAATCCTTACCTCGCATTCGAAACCATTCGCCAGCAGGTTGCGCAGGGGCGCATCACGATTGACGAAAAGAAGGCGATCAGGAACTACGTGAAGGCTACCGTGAAGGGTGTGGTCAAGACGATGGCCAAGATGGGCATCTCGACCGTGCAGAGCTATCGCGGCGCGCAGATTTTCGAAGCGGTTGGCCTCAATACCGAAGTGGTCGATACCTACTTCACCAAGACTCCGTCGCGCATCGAGGGCATCGGCCTCGACACGCTGGCCGAGGAGGTTCGCAAGCGCCATGAGGCGGCATTCCCGCCCGGCGGCAACAAGGTCAACCGCGGCCTGGAGGCTGGCGGCGACCGCAAGTGGCGTCACGACGGCGAGTACCACCTCTTCAATCCCGAAACGTTGCACTATCTCCAGCGCTCCTGCCGGACGGGCGATTACGAGCTGTTCAGGAAGTACGAAAAGCTCATCGACGACCAGAGCGAGCACTACTGCACGATTCGTGGCCTGATGGATATTCGCTTCTCCGAGAAGCCGATCTCCATCGATGAGGTCGAGCCGGTCGAGTCGATTGTCAAGCGATTCAAGACGGGCGCGATGTCCTACGGCTCGATCAGCAAGGAGGCGCACGAGACGCTCGCCATCGCCATGAATCGCCTCGGCGGCAAGAGCAACACCGGCGAGGGTGGCGAGGATCCGGATCGCTTCGTGCGCGACGCCAACGGCGACAGCCGCATGTCGGCCATCAAGCAGGTGGCGTCGGGCCGCTTTGGCGTCACCAGCGAGTACCTGGCCAATGCCGAGGAGATTCAGATCAAGATGGCGCAGGGCGCCAAGCCCGGCGAGGGCGGCCAGTTGCCCGGCACCAAGGTTTATCCGTGGGTTGCCAAAACCCGCCACTCGACCCCCGGCGTGGGGCTGATTTCTCCGCCACCGCACCACGATATTTACTCCATCGAGGATCTGGCGCAGCTCATCTTCGATCTCAAGAACGCCAACCCGACGGCGCGCATCAACGTCAAGCTGGTCTCGACGGTCGGCGTCGGCACCATCGCGGCGGGCGTGGCGAAGGCTCACGCCGACGTGGTGCTCATCAGCGGCCACGACGGCGGCACGGGCGCTTCGCCGGTTTCGAGCATCATGCACGCCGGCATGCCGTGGGAACTCGGCCTGGCCGAAACGCACCAGACGCTCATGCTCAACAACCTGCGCAGCCGGATCGTTGTCGAGGCGGACGGCCAGCTCAAGACCGCGCGCGACATCGTCATCGCGGCCATGCTCGGCGCCGAGGAGTTCGGCTTTGCCACCACCGGTCTGGTGGTGATGGGCTGCATCATGATGCGCTGCTGCCAGGATGACTCCTGCCCGGTCGGCATCGCGACGCAGAACCCCGAACTTCGCAGAAACTTCAAGGGCAAGCCGGAGGATGTGGAGAACTTCATGCGCTTCCTTGCCCAGGGCGTGCGCGAGTACATGGCCAAGCTCGGCATCCGCACGCTCAACGAGCTGGTGGGTCGTTCCGACCTGCTCGCCACCTCGCGCACCATCGACCACTGGAAGGCCAAAGGCGTCGATCTCTCCAAGATTCTGCACCAGGTCGATACTGGCGACAACGATACGCCGTACTGCACCACTTCGCAGGATCACGGCATTGAAGAGAGCCTCGACATGCGCGTGCTCATGGCGATTTGCGAACCGGCCATCAAACGCGGCGAAAAGGTTTCGACCACGCTGCCGATCAAGAATATCAACCGCGTCGCGGGGACCATTGTCGGCCATGCGGTCACGAAGGCATGGGGCAGCAAGGGGCTTCCGGATGACACCATTCATCTCAAATTTATCGGCTCTGCGGGCCAGAGTCTTGGTGCTTTCATCCCGAAAGGAATGACCATCGAACTGATGGGTGACGCCAACGACTACATCGGCAAGGGGCTCTCTGGTGGCAGAATCATCGCCTATCCGCACAAGTCCTCGAAGTTCACGCCGGAAGAGAACATCATCGTCGGCAACGTGGCCTTCTACGGCGCGACCTCCGGCGAGGCGTTCATCCGCGGCATGGCCGGCGAGCGCTTCTGCGTGCGCAACAGCGGCATGGAAGCGGTGGTCGAGTCGGTGGGCGACCACGGTTGCGAGTACATGACCGGCGGCAAGGTGATCATTCTCGGCAGGACGGGCCGCAACTTCGCGGCGGGCATGTCGGGCGGCGTGGCCTACGTCTACGACGTCGATGGCGCCTTCGCCGGACGCTGCAACCTCGAAATGGTCAGCCTCTCGGCAGTCGAAGCGGAGGATGAACTCGAATGGCTCCGTTCGAAGATCGAGCAGCACGTGGCGGCAACCGGCAGCTCACTTGGCGCCGGACTGATCGCCGAATGGCCGAACGCCTCGCAGCGTTTCGTCAAGGTGCTGCCGAACGACTACAAACGCGCCGTCGAGGCGATGAAAGAGGTCGAAGCGATGGGCCTGACCGGCGACGATGCCGTCATGGCCGCCTTCGAAAAGAACGTGCATGATCCTTCCCGTGTCTCGGGGAACTGA
- a CDS encoding glutamate synthase subunit beta translates to MGKLKGFMEYRRALPADREPLERIKDWNEFHDEMTDGQLADQGARCMDCGTPFCHSGIMLGGMTTGCPIHNLIPEWNDHVYRGFWRDAWERLMKTNNFPEFTGRVCPAPCEGSCVLGIIQPPVTIKNIECSIIEHAFAEGWVEPKQIAVRTGKKVAVVGSGPSGLAAADQLNKAGHSVTVFERDDRIGGLLMYGIPNMKLDKQAVVQRRVDLMKEEGVEFVTGTEVGVNYPADKLLSAFDAVVLCTGATNPRDLNADGRTLDGIHFAMEFLRSGTKAVLDGTEPALSAQGKDVVVIGGGDTGTDCVATSLRQGCRSVIQLEIMPKPADFRQDDNPWPEWPKVFKVDYGQEEAAAVQGEDPRRYLMMTKKFIGENGQLTAVEVSKVEWLKQDGRTIPVPVSGSEEIIPAQLVLLAMGFLGPEAQLLESLGVEQDSRSNIKADEKSYRTSIGKVFAAGDARRGQSLVVWAINEGRAAARECDRFLMGSTSLP, encoded by the coding sequence ATGGGTAAACTGAAAGGATTTATGGAGTACCGGAGAGCACTTCCCGCAGATCGGGAGCCTCTGGAGAGAATAAAGGACTGGAACGAGTTCCACGACGAGATGACGGACGGGCAGCTCGCCGACCAGGGCGCGCGCTGCATGGATTGCGGCACGCCGTTCTGCCACTCGGGCATCATGCTCGGCGGCATGACCACCGGATGCCCGATTCACAACCTCATTCCCGAGTGGAACGATCACGTTTATCGCGGCTTCTGGCGCGACGCCTGGGAGAGGCTGATGAAAACCAACAACTTCCCGGAGTTCACGGGCCGCGTCTGCCCCGCTCCGTGCGAAGGCTCCTGCGTGCTCGGCATCATCCAGCCGCCGGTGACGATCAAGAATATCGAGTGCTCGATCATTGAGCACGCTTTCGCCGAAGGGTGGGTCGAGCCGAAGCAGATCGCCGTTCGCACCGGCAAGAAGGTGGCCGTCGTCGGTTCCGGCCCGTCGGGCCTCGCAGCCGCCGACCAGCTCAACAAGGCGGGCCACTCGGTCACGGTCTTCGAGCGTGACGACCGCATCGGTGGCCTGCTCATGTACGGCATCCCGAACATGAAGCTCGACAAACAGGCCGTTGTGCAGCGCCGTGTCGATCTCATGAAAGAGGAGGGCGTGGAGTTCGTCACCGGCACCGAAGTTGGCGTGAACTACCCGGCTGACAAGCTGCTCTCGGCGTTTGACGCCGTGGTGCTCTGCACCGGCGCGACCAACCCGCGCGATCTCAATGCCGACGGGCGCACTCTCGACGGCATCCACTTCGCGATGGAGTTCCTCCGCTCCGGCACCAAAGCCGTGCTCGACGGCACCGAACCCGCCCTCTCCGCACAGGGCAAGGATGTGGTGGTGATCGGCGGCGGCGACACCGGCACCGACTGCGTAGCCACTTCGCTGCGCCAGGGGTGCAGGAGCGTCATCCAGCTCGAAATCATGCCGAAGCCCGCCGATTTCCGTCAGGACGACAACCCGTGGCCCGAATGGCCGAAGGTCTTCAAGGTCGATTACGGCCAGGAAGAGGCTGCCGCTGTGCAGGGCGAAGATCCGCGCCGCTACCTCATGATGACCAAGAAATTCATCGGCGAGAACGGTCAGCTCACCGCCGTCGAGGTTTCGAAGGTCGAGTGGCTGAAGCAGGATGGTCGCACCATTCCCGTGCCGGTCTCCGGCAGCGAAGAGATCATTCCTGCCCAGCTCGTGCTGCTCGCGATGGGATTCCTCGGCCCGGAAGCGCAGTTGCTCGAATCGCTCGGCGTCGAACAGGACAGCCGCAGCAACATCAAGGCCGATGAAAAAAGCTACCGCACCAGTATCGGCAAGGTCTTCGCCGCAGGCGACGCACGCCGTGGCCAGAGCCTCGTGGTTTGGGCGATCAACGAAGGGCGCGCCGCCGCAAGGGAGTGCGACCGCTTCCTGATGGGCAGTACCAGCCTGCCGTGA